The DNA segment tcttcatccttgaccttcaactggtgatagcctgacctcaagtcgatctttgaaaagtagcttgccccttataattgatcgaacagatcgtcgatcctaggcaaaggatacctattcttgatggtgactttattaagctcgcggtaatcgatgcacagacgcatcgatccatccttctttttgacaaacaaaattggTGCTCCCAAAGGAGACGAgctatgagcctccgaatgaACCTTGGTCTTGGAATGTGGCGCGGACCGGGTCCTACTTCGGGTCCTATTTGATTCGCTATATTGCCTTTCAATGGCTTTGGTAACAGCATTCGCCACTAATGCTTGCAGCTCCGCCCCAGTTATATGTATTTTAGTGTTATCTGGGCCCTCCTCTGGATGACTGTTTATTTCCTCAGActtagccatgtagctttaggtgctacataaaagtaaggacaaggtctatttagaagcctaaacagtattatcgttcttaacgatttattaaccatggtaaataaGAGCCATATTAGTTAATTAGTTTCATTCAGGACTTTTTATTAGCTACTTTACcctagaatgaaatatatattggcacaataggcctagtcacttggacaaatTTCTAAATTTAAATTTAGATTCTATAGGATAAAAATTTGAATAATTAAAACAATCAATCCTTTTCTTGGCAGGGGGTCTATAAACCacggctgcctttttgttttatatgacattagttataacccgtaggcattatgtcacaatcagatatatatatatatagaatataaatttggataatttattaaaagggtgacatgtgtgattttacggaTCACACTAGCCAAGAATGCTAACATGTTTAcggatgttaacagagatttgaatctttttaaacaggttctaccatattggccaggtctttaatacgacattcaagctaggttttacctttttaagattcttattattaaaatggtaaattaaaataataattgctaTTTTTCATTTATTCGTGTATTACATTTATGCATataatttaaaaatgaagaacttaatttaaccatttcaaataaaattaactaacacgagtttgccctaaacgggacttttacgcaaataacatacccacgcagggctaaactaacaaacaaacccacgcaggggtcgaacagaaacaaacaaacccacgcaggggtagaacagaaAGGAAAAaatatgcccacgcaggggcagagtacagAAATAAATGTCCTCTCAGGGACATGATTAAATAACTAGCAAACAAAGGATTTAGTAGTCCTTCTTGCTTTTTCCCTTGATTAAATCCACCATTTTCTTAAACATCCCACGATTATGCCGACGATCTTCCCGTAATTCATGCCGCATCTCTCGTCGCACTTTATTTATCCCttgaaggatttcttgaacttgtgGCGGCGACATCATCGGTGCCGGCGGTGGTAGCGGATAatgcggtggttgaggaggctgcggctgctgataTCCATATGATGGTTATCCATAGgtcgattgtcccgtagcccagggacctccaaaggTACCTTCCGGATTGAGAGAGTTGTAGTTCGCAGCTACCCAGTAGGGATCCTCTGTAAAGTTATAACCTGTGGGGATCGTCTGCTCAAAGGGATTGTATGCTGCCGCGCTAGtataagcagggattgggtttCCGAAATCCTGTGGTGGCAGTGGCGCGATTGGTGCAGAAGTTACTTCTGAGACGGGATGtgaagattctcccatctctggttCTTCGTGAAGTGGCGAGTACCGGCTGCCACCTGAATGTGGAGGTGTGCCGATGCGTACTCCCCCTCGTGCGGAAATCCGTGCGTTTGTTCGTCTTCGCCTtggaggcggaggaggcaaaaccggaggtggtggcggcggtggagtGACCGCGACAAGTCgggaatcctcagaaggattctgctgctgctgtggctgctgttgctggggGTGCAAGGGAGAGCTGTGTTGTGGCTGGTGCAGAggagagttatggtaactaggggtaaaTACCCAGTCATACTGCCTGAATTTCTCCTCAAAGCTGTCGGGACCATTGTATGGTGATCCCACAAATGgtgacccatcagaaatctcgataGGGTGGTTCGGCGTTCCAGATGGTGGCATTGAGGGATCGGTATCTTCATCGACATCCATCGCATTGCCACCAGGAAAATGGTCTTCTggtccgagtgggttaaaacccatagGCACATCAAGGTAGTCAGCGGGGTTGTACAGGCCTTGGAAAATAGGTGATGGGTGGTCAAAGGGTGATTGGTGTCCTTGGAGAGGAATATAGGACTGGTgagagttgtggggctcattttctgattgaggcccaaaggagtgtggaatagaaggtgaggtactcagtgaaaccgagtgccttgcgggttcagtaaatgtaacacctcgaatttttgtgtccaataatgtgttaacacgtgtcatttgtttacacgtggcattgatattaaataaaggattaatattgacaaaccttgaaagtatataaattcgagggttataaatgtcaaacaagggtaaatatactgtatagtaaccctaaatggtgcttgtaccttcaaacgaataaatcatggatcgtacggaagcgaaacgcggaagaaagtgagagattacaagctacaggggttaactgtgtcaacatgtttaattatacctctgagtgaccctttaacgctccc comes from the Helianthus annuus cultivar XRQ/B chromosome 4, HanXRQr2.0-SUNRISE, whole genome shotgun sequence genome and includes:
- the LOC118491611 gene encoding putative proline-rich receptor-like protein kinase PERK11, translating into MGFNPLGPEDHFPGGNAMDVDEDTDPSMPPSGTPNHPIEISDGSPFVGSPYNGPDSFEEKFRQYDWVFTPSYHNSPLHQPQHSSPLHPQQQQPQQQQNPSEDSRLVAVTPPPPPPPVLPPPPPRRRRTNARISARGGVRIGTPPHSGGSRYSPLHEEPEMGESSHPVSEVTSAPIAPLPPQDFGNPIPAYTSAAAYNPFEQTIPTGYNFTEDPYWVAANYNSLNPEAAAASSTTALSATTAGTDDVAATSSRNPSRDK